In Streptococcus parasuis, the following proteins share a genomic window:
- a CDS encoding amino acid ABC transporter permease → MDYVLEVLPSLLSGAVVSLQVFFFVLILSLPLGAVFAFLMQIRFKPLQWLLHIYVLIMRGTPLLLQLIFVYYVLPSVGITFDRMPAVILAFTLNYAAYFSEIFRGGIEAIPAGQYEAAKVLKFTPVQTIRYIVLPQVVKIVLPSVFNEVMTLVKDTSLVYALGVSDLLLASRTAANRDASLAPMFIAGAIYLLMIGVVTLVSKQVEKKFDYYR, encoded by the coding sequence ATGGATTATGTTTTGGAAGTCCTACCCAGCCTATTGAGTGGGGCGGTTGTCTCCTTGCAGGTATTTTTTTTCGTATTAATTTTATCCCTGCCTTTAGGAGCAGTTTTTGCGTTTTTGATGCAGATTCGATTTAAACCCTTGCAGTGGTTGTTGCATATCTATGTACTAATTATGCGTGGAACACCGTTGCTGTTACAATTAATCTTTGTTTACTACGTTTTACCAAGTGTGGGTATTACTTTTGATCGAATGCCAGCGGTTATTCTTGCTTTCACCCTAAATTATGCGGCTTATTTCTCAGAAATTTTCCGAGGGGGGATTGAAGCCATCCCTGCCGGCCAATACGAAGCTGCTAAAGTATTAAAATTTACACCCGTTCAGACGATTCGATATATCGTTTTACCACAGGTAGTAAAAATAGTACTACCTAGTGTTTTCAATGAAGTAATGACATTAGTGAAGGACACTTCATTGGTTTATGCTCTTGGGGTGAGCGATCTCTTGCTAGCTAGTCGAACGGCTGCCAACCGAGATGCAAGCCTAGCACCAATGTTTATTGCAGGGGCCATCTACCTTTTGATGATTGGAGTTGTGACACTCGTTTCTAAACAGGTAGAAAAGAAATTTGACTACTATAGATAG
- a CDS encoding amino acid ABC transporter ATP-binding protein produces the protein MLELRNLTKRFGNKQIFSNYDLVIPEGKIVAIVGQSGGGKTTLLRMLAGLETIDSGTLIYNGQTLPLEELEKRHLLGFVFQDFQLFPHLSVLENLILSPIKTQNMSRSDAEDKARKLLDTLGLANHATAYPFSLSGGQKQRVALARAMMIDPEIIGYDEPTSALDPELRKEVEKLILENRATGITQIVVTHDMQFAENIADEIIKIEPKH, from the coding sequence ATGTTAGAATTACGTAATCTTACAAAACGTTTTGGTAACAAACAGATTTTCTCCAACTATGATTTAGTTATTCCTGAGGGGAAAATTGTAGCTATTGTTGGTCAATCAGGTGGTGGTAAAACGACCTTATTGAGGATGTTGGCAGGATTGGAAACCATTGATTCAGGAACATTGATTTACAATGGTCAGACTTTACCGCTTGAAGAATTAGAGAAGCGACATTTGCTGGGCTTTGTCTTTCAAGATTTCCAGCTTTTTCCACACTTATCCGTTTTGGAAAATTTGATTCTTTCTCCAATAAAGACACAGAACATGTCTCGTTCAGATGCGGAAGACAAGGCCCGTAAACTATTGGATACTCTTGGGTTAGCCAACCATGCGACTGCTTATCCATTTTCCTTATCGGGTGGACAAAAGCAACGAGTGGCCCTAGCCCGTGCTATGATGATTGATCCTGAGATTATTGGTTATGATGAACCAACTTCAGCCTTGGACCCCGAATTGAGAAAAGAAGTTGAAAAATTGATTCTTGAAAATCGGGCGACAGGTATAACGCAAATCGTAGTGACTCACGATATGCAGTTTGCTGAAAATATCGCAGATGAAATCATCAAAATTGAACCAAAACATTGA
- a CDS encoding amino acid ABC transporter substrate-binding protein — protein sequence MNMKKIVLGAVALVSSFALVACGSSDSATKSDNWSTYESEKSITIGFDKTFVPMGFEQTDGSYTGFDIDLANAVFEKYGISVEWQPIDWDLKETELTNGNIDLIWNGYSITDERKDKVLFTNPYMDNQQVLVTKKSSNISQVTDMKDKVLGAQAGSSGYSVFEGQPAILKDIVQNNDASQYATFNEALIDLKNDRIDGLLIDRVYANYYLQQEGIIDDYHIIDAGFENEAFAVGARQSDTTLVENINKTFTELYKEGKFQEISQKWFGEDVATDAVKN from the coding sequence ATGAATATGAAAAAGATTGTTTTAGGAGCAGTTGCTCTCGTATCGAGTTTCGCTTTAGTAGCATGTGGGTCTAGCGACTCAGCAACCAAATCAGATAACTGGTCTACCTACGAATCTGAAAAATCTATTACGATTGGGTTTGATAAAACCTTCGTTCCTATGGGATTTGAACAAACAGATGGTTCTTACACAGGTTTTGATATTGATTTAGCAAATGCTGTGTTTGAAAAATATGGAATATCTGTTGAATGGCAGCCAATTGACTGGGACTTGAAGGAAACGGAATTAACGAATGGCAATATCGATTTAATTTGGAATGGGTATTCAATTACGGATGAACGGAAAGATAAAGTTCTTTTTACCAATCCTTACATGGACAACCAACAAGTTCTTGTCACCAAAAAATCTTCCAATATCAGTCAGGTAACTGATATGAAAGACAAGGTGCTGGGCGCGCAAGCCGGTTCTTCAGGATATTCAGTGTTTGAAGGCCAGCCTGCTATCCTAAAAGATATTGTGCAAAATAATGATGCAAGCCAATATGCAACATTCAATGAAGCCTTGATTGACTTGAAAAATGATCGTATTGATGGTCTCTTGATTGACCGAGTATATGCTAATTACTACTTGCAACAAGAGGGAATCATTGATGACTATCATATCATTGATGCTGGATTTGAAAATGAAGCATTCGCTGTCGGAGCTCGTCAGTCAGATACGACACTTGTAGAAAATATCAATAAAACATTTACTGAATTGTACAAAGAAGGTAAGTTCCAGGAAATATCTCAAAAATGGTTTGGTGAGGATGTTGCAACCGATGCAGTAAAAAACTAA
- a CDS encoding cation diffusion facilitator family transporter — MNQNVTNLKLAERGALLSIGAYIILSGIKLVAGQLFHSDALRADAFNNISDIIGNIAVLIGLKMAQKPADTDHKFGHWKMEDLASLITSFIMFIVGFQVLYDTLQKLISNSSIEVDIMGAIVGIFSALVMLAVYLYNNRLAKKVRSKALEAAAKDNLSDAVTSIGTSIAIFAAAFNFPIVDKIAAIIITFFILKTAYDIFMESFFTLSDGFDENLLKKYEEDILKLPKIVSVKSQRGRTYGANIYLDVVLEMNPDLSVYESHEVTEQVEQLLTLKHGVFDVDIHVEPSEIPHDEMYEHIYDKLFRFETEIQAHATGYETLIDENYLLIDAKGRYQDKTQMLESHPVQTTYLSNYQMISISQKSKLVTFEIGDFVHTSLWRRHENWTVIFHQISKKQA, encoded by the coding sequence ATGAACCAAAACGTAACCAATTTAAAACTTGCTGAACGTGGTGCCTTGCTATCTATCGGTGCCTATATTATCTTATCAGGTATCAAACTCGTTGCAGGACAGCTCTTTCATTCAGATGCCTTACGAGCAGATGCCTTCAATAATATTTCTGATATTATCGGTAATATCGCTGTACTTATTGGACTAAAAATGGCACAGAAACCAGCTGATACCGATCATAAATTTGGACACTGGAAAATGGAAGATTTAGCAAGCTTGATTACATCCTTCATCATGTTTATCGTTGGTTTCCAAGTACTCTATGATACCCTCCAAAAACTAATCAGCAATTCTTCTATCGAAGTAGACATTATGGGGGCCATTGTCGGAATCTTTTCTGCACTAGTTATGTTAGCTGTTTATTTATATAATAACCGCTTGGCAAAAAAAGTACGTTCCAAGGCCTTAGAAGCAGCTGCCAAGGATAATCTATCCGATGCAGTCACTTCCATAGGAACTTCTATCGCAATCTTTGCTGCGGCTTTCAACTTCCCTATTGTCGATAAAATTGCAGCCATCATCATTACCTTCTTTATCCTAAAAACAGCCTACGATATTTTTATGGAAAGCTTCTTTACCCTGTCTGATGGATTTGATGAAAATTTATTGAAAAAGTACGAGGAAGATATTCTCAAACTCCCAAAAATCGTTTCTGTCAAATCACAACGTGGTCGGACTTATGGAGCCAATATCTATCTTGATGTTGTTTTAGAAATGAATCCAGACTTATCCGTTTATGAAAGTCATGAAGTGACTGAGCAGGTTGAGCAACTCCTAACACTCAAACATGGTGTTTTTGATGTAGATATACACGTAGAACCATCTGAAATTCCACACGATGAGATGTATGAACACATTTATGATAAACTCTTCCGATTTGAAACAGAGATACAAGCACATGCTACTGGATATGAGACTTTAATTGATGAGAACTACCTTCTCATCGATGCCAAAGGTCGGTATCAAGATAAAACTCAAATGCTTGAAAGTCACCCTGTTCAAACAACCTATCTTTCCAACTATCAGATGATTTCTATTAGTCAAAAGTCTAAACTAGTTACATTTGAAATTGGCGATTTTGTCCATACATCCCTCTGGCGTCGTCATGAAAATTGGACTGTCATTTTCCACCAAATATCAAAGAAACAAGCCTAG
- a CDS encoding threonine/serine exporter family protein, with the protein MTLVNFLLQALASYIAIAAFLIVLNVQRKMLVPGGLLGMLVWLIYLSLLGPTNVLIATFLAAIIGSCISQIMSILLKTPSVIFSLAILAPLVPGYRAYMTTTYFVSGDHAQALTNITTVLTLALVIPIGMASGTILLRLYKVLRTGKKTA; encoded by the coding sequence ATGACACTAGTTAACTTCTTATTACAGGCACTCGCCTCTTATATCGCTATCGCAGCCTTCTTAATTGTTCTCAATGTTCAAAGAAAAATGCTGGTCCCTGGTGGACTCCTAGGCATGCTAGTCTGGCTCATCTATCTTTCATTATTAGGACCAACTAATGTACTGATTGCAACCTTCCTTGCAGCAATTATCGGATCTTGCATTAGTCAAATCATGAGTATTTTACTTAAAACACCATCTGTTATTTTTTCACTTGCTATCCTAGCACCGCTTGTTCCAGGCTATCGAGCCTACATGACCACGACTTATTTCGTTTCTGGTGACCACGCTCAAGCCCTAACCAATATCACTACCGTCTTAACTTTAGCCTTAGTCATTCCCATCGGTATGGCCAGCGGAACAATATTATTACGCCTTTATAAGGTTCTTCGAACAGGCAAAAAAACAGCCTAA
- a CDS encoding threonine/serine exporter family protein produces MENTPRLNLVIDVLMLAGAILAQSGAEIHRVEDTMIRIAHSQGIEQANVLAIPAAIFFSIDHTNISRMKRIVNSNYDMQKVCDVNQISRSLANEEISLEDAWSQLNAIKQQKPPYNNIQITLAAVVAAPFFTIMFGGSLLDAAGAVLATALAFPISLIVERYVGIDFVTTFVGAFIFSLTSYLLSTTTTLPINPNLINAGAVMPFVPGIAFTNAVRDLMTNHINTGMTKFFQTALIILSLGAGTTVAFMLVR; encoded by the coding sequence ATGGAAAACACTCCTAGACTAAACTTGGTCATAGACGTGCTCATGCTCGCTGGTGCGATTTTGGCACAAAGCGGTGCAGAAATTCACCGAGTTGAAGATACCATGATTCGGATTGCACATTCACAAGGAATTGAACAGGCCAATGTCCTTGCCATCCCTGCTGCTATCTTTTTCTCCATCGACCATACGAATATTTCGCGTATGAAACGCATCGTAAATTCAAATTACGACATGCAGAAAGTTTGTGACGTCAACCAAATCTCCCGTTCCCTAGCCAATGAAGAAATCAGCCTAGAAGACGCTTGGAGCCAATTAAATGCAATCAAACAACAAAAGCCACCTTATAACAATATCCAAATAACCTTAGCTGCCGTAGTAGCCGCACCATTTTTTACCATTATGTTCGGAGGTTCTCTTTTAGATGCAGCAGGTGCTGTCCTCGCAACGGCTTTGGCTTTCCCTATCTCACTGATTGTCGAGCGCTACGTTGGAATTGATTTTGTTACCACCTTCGTTGGCGCCTTTATCTTCTCACTTACCTCTTACTTATTAAGCACAACCACTACTCTCCCCATTAATCCCAACTTAATTAACGCAGGGGCAGTCATGCCTTTTGTACCAGGGATTGCTTTTACAAATGCTGTAAGAGACCTTATGACCAATCATATCAATACAGGGATGACTAAATTTTTCCAAACAGCGCTTATTATCTTATCGCTCGGTGCAGGTACAACTGTGGCCTTTATGCTTGTGAGGTAA
- a CDS encoding MarR family winged helix-turn-helix transcriptional regulator, with amino-acid sequence MQEMEDLLYRLKVADETISNLFEKQLGISLTRYSILQTLLKDAPLHQLALQERLQIDRAAVTRHLKLLEESGYIIRKRNPDNQREVLVWPTEQAREALIAHHQAIKTSMNQILTVEESEQFLATLDKLLIGLQNLPI; translated from the coding sequence ATGCAAGAAATGGAAGATTTGTTATACAGATTGAAAGTGGCAGATGAGACGATTTCCAATCTTTTTGAAAAGCAGTTGGGAATCAGTTTGACACGCTATTCAATATTGCAAACATTATTAAAAGATGCACCCCTGCATCAGTTGGCTTTGCAGGAGAGGCTTCAGATAGACCGCGCAGCGGTTACGCGTCATCTCAAATTGTTGGAGGAGAGCGGCTATATCATTCGCAAGCGAAATCCTGACAATCAGAGAGAAGTACTTGTCTGGCCAACTGAGCAGGCTAGGGAAGCGCTAATCGCCCACCACCAAGCTATCAAAACTTCGATGAATCAGATTCTAACTGTTGAGGAGAGCGAGCAATTCCTAGCCACTCTTGATAAACTGTTGATTGGCTTGCAAAATTTACCTATATAA
- a CDS encoding DUF1304 domain-containing protein, whose translation MSIFTTILASIVAIEHLYIMYLETFATHSDSTSRVFNMEKEELQRKSVTALFKNQGIYNGLLAVFLFYGIFTGNLEITSIFVLYVIAAAAYGAITASPKIILTQGGPAILALISILLFK comes from the coding sequence ATGTCTATTTTTACCACTATTCTAGCTAGTATCGTAGCTATTGAGCACCTATATATCATGTACTTGGAAACCTTTGCGACCCACTCAGACTCTACTAGTCGCGTATTCAATATGGAGAAGGAAGAATTACAACGTAAGTCTGTGACTGCCTTGTTCAAGAATCAAGGAATTTATAATGGCTTGTTGGCGGTTTTCTTGTTCTACGGTATTTTTACTGGTAATTTAGAAATTACAAGCATTTTTGTTCTATATGTTATTGCTGCAGCAGCTTATGGTGCTATTACAGCAAGTCCAAAAATCATCTTAACCCAAGGTGGACCAGCTATCTTGGCCTTGATTTCTATTTTGTTGTTTAAATAA
- a CDS encoding DUF4097 family beta strand repeat-containing protein, with product MRKLKPFTRINLVLLTLGTILTLIGYLGGGWKNLKTVSENYYQPQTLSFSDIRAIEVNERLSIMPSPDNQFHLHYYRNQHKDIDLLSHQVQDGKLTISSAYQGIVTYDGLLEPILNLVNDQNVAYYQPVLQVPKNSTIETLSGTLQGDLYLDKVTIQNLELTAEDGDILIENSHISLSRLLHINGEVTIKQSTLISPADITDTFGSILTVEDGDFKAENLRLEGRHNISNYNGSIDISLHPKTKTDIHIDASQNNLGIDLPTYSNPQATNYLYISTLDGELSIR from the coding sequence ATGAGAAAGCTTAAACCATTTACGAGAATTAATCTTGTCCTGCTCACACTTGGAACCATTCTCACCCTCATCGGCTACCTAGGTGGGGGATGGAAAAATCTGAAAACAGTTTCAGAAAACTACTACCAGCCTCAAACTCTAAGCTTTAGCGACATTAGAGCTATTGAAGTCAATGAACGACTGTCTATCATGCCATCGCCTGACAACCAATTCCACCTCCACTACTATCGAAATCAGCATAAAGACATCGACCTCCTCAGCCACCAAGTCCAAGATGGAAAATTAACCATTTCTAGTGCCTATCAAGGCATCGTTACTTATGATGGTTTACTCGAACCTATCTTAAATCTTGTCAATGACCAGAATGTTGCCTACTACCAACCTGTCTTACAGGTCCCTAAAAATAGCACAATCGAAACACTTTCAGGCACCCTTCAAGGAGACCTTTATTTGGATAAAGTGACGATTCAAAATCTTGAACTCACTGCAGAAGATGGGGACATCTTGATTGAAAACAGTCACATCAGCCTTAGTAGGCTATTACACATCAATGGAGAAGTTACAATCAAGCAGTCCACATTAATAAGTCCAGCGGACATCACAGATACTTTCGGGAGTATTCTAACTGTTGAGGATGGGGATTTTAAAGCAGAAAACCTAAGACTAGAAGGAAGACATAACATCAGTAATTACAATGGTTCCATTGACATTTCTCTTCATCCCAAAACAAAAACTGACATCCATATAGATGCCAGTCAAAATAATCTGGGAATTGACCTTCCAACCTATTCCAATCCCCAAGCCACTAATTACCTCTATATCTCTACACTAGATGGTGAATTGAGCATTCGGTAA
- a CDS encoding DUF1700 domain-containing protein — MNRKEYLQKLEKQLKHLPKEDFQDTLDYFNEHFDEAGPENEQAIIQELGTPKEAARDILAHLYNKEKSEKKPNTRNMVWLIILSILAAPIGIPLAITLVALFITLILLILSAILILISLWIVLLSLGIAQLLLAFDLFSLSWSSSLLFTGLALICFALSLLGSKLTLDWSSKSFLLILHWIQRTIRKGDYHEKA, encoded by the coding sequence ATGAATCGGAAGGAATATTTGCAGAAACTTGAAAAGCAGCTGAAACATCTACCTAAAGAAGACTTTCAAGATACGCTTGACTATTTCAATGAACATTTTGATGAAGCCGGACCTGAAAATGAACAGGCCATTATCCAAGAACTGGGTACTCCCAAAGAGGCTGCACGGGATATTCTCGCACACTTATATAACAAGGAAAAATCCGAGAAAAAACCAAACACACGTAACATGGTTTGGCTCATAATCTTATCCATCCTCGCAGCTCCTATCGGCATTCCCCTAGCAATTACCTTAGTCGCCCTCTTCATTACCCTAATCCTGCTCATACTCAGTGCTATTCTAATCCTCATCTCACTTTGGATAGTACTCCTAAGCCTAGGTATCGCCCAGCTACTCCTCGCATTCGACCTTTTCTCACTCTCCTGGTCTTCCTCGCTTCTCTTCACAGGACTAGCCCTCATCTGTTTTGCACTCTCACTTCTCGGCAGCAAGCTCACGCTTGATTGGAGTAGCAAATCCTTCTTGCTTATTTTACACTGGATACAAAGAACAATTCGCAAAGGAGATTATCATGAGAAAGCTTAA
- a CDS encoding DUF1700 domain-containing protein, translating into MTRNDYFEQLEQALAQLHPTAKQEALDYFNEFFDEKADDQVAIQELGSPEEVAKEIIANLPEDALQDPHDQSSSDSTNPFNFDFDFDFDFQFDWDEFFKNFRFSSNQTSKQNSLKTKVEKLPNCKEIHIYLEDNSLTVQAWDDEVVLFSYPTSLVDSYQSFEYQLVNDHLYISSKPIPDNLNFSNNQISSAILKIPKSLFPLRTVHLKLIDSSLTIVDMQLEKLLEINSEDSNLTLTKVQSPATSVQLEDTSLTLTDSQFDEFTCRANDAVVHLTSVNLSTARAELEDCVWNHKEFNLNNTFSCHAQDSVLSFGPIKDINLDITEEDSSLKLPKDMTFTMIKDDDTTHLSYKQANSPAQLVIQCEDCQVSFG; encoded by the coding sequence ATGACCCGCAACGATTATTTTGAACAATTGGAACAAGCACTTGCACAACTTCACCCAACTGCAAAGCAAGAAGCATTAGACTATTTTAACGAATTTTTTGATGAAAAAGCTGATGACCAAGTTGCCATTCAAGAATTAGGTTCACCTGAGGAAGTTGCCAAAGAAATCATTGCCAATTTACCAGAGGATGCCCTACAAGATCCTCACGACCAGTCTTCTTCAGACAGCACAAACCCGTTCAATTTTGATTTTGATTTCGATTTTGATTTTCAGTTTGACTGGGATGAATTCTTCAAAAATTTCAGATTTTCATCCAATCAAACTAGTAAACAGAACAGCTTGAAAACTAAGGTTGAGAAACTTCCAAATTGTAAAGAGATTCATATTTACTTAGAGGACAATAGCCTGACTGTACAGGCTTGGGATGATGAGGTTGTCTTATTCTCATATCCAACTTCCTTAGTTGACAGCTACCAATCATTTGAATACCAACTTGTCAATGATCATTTATATATCAGCAGCAAGCCAATACCAGATAATCTAAACTTTTCTAATAATCAAATTAGCTCTGCTATTCTCAAAATCCCAAAAAGTCTATTCCCTCTGAGAACTGTTCATCTGAAACTAATCGACAGTAGCTTAACAATTGTAGATATGCAATTGGAAAAACTGCTCGAAATAAATTCGGAAGATAGCAATCTAACATTGACCAAGGTTCAAAGTCCTGCCACATCAGTTCAACTAGAAGATACCAGTCTCACTCTCACGGATAGTCAATTCGACGAGTTTACATGTAGAGCGAATGATGCGGTAGTTCATCTAACAAGTGTCAACCTGTCCACAGCACGCGCAGAATTAGAAGATTGTGTCTGGAATCATAAAGAATTTAACTTAAACAACACCTTTAGTTGCCATGCTCAAGATTCTGTCTTATCATTTGGACCAATTAAGGATATTAACTTAGACATCACAGAAGAAGATTCCAGCCTAAAACTGCCAAAGGATATGACATTTACAATGATAAAAGATGATGATACCACTCATCTTAGCTACAAACAAGCTAATAGTCCCGCACAGTTGGTCATCCAATGTGAAGACTGTCAAGTTAGCTTTGGATAA
- a CDS encoding PadR family transcriptional regulator, giving the protein MYYPVSSILIEFLILSIVEKQDSYGYEISQTIKIVADIKESTLYPILKKLEKAGFVTTYTQEFQGRKRKYYTITPNGRDHIPFLQAEWDAYKTNIDGIIEGSLRK; this is encoded by the coding sequence ATGTACTACCCTGTATCCTCTATCTTGATTGAATTTCTGATTCTATCTATTGTTGAAAAACAAGATTCATATGGATATGAAATTAGTCAGACCATCAAGATAGTCGCTGATATTAAAGAGTCGACACTTTACCCCATTCTGAAAAAACTGGAGAAAGCAGGATTTGTAACAACCTATACTCAAGAATTTCAGGGGAGAAAACGAAAATATTACACCATTACCCCGAATGGTCGAGATCATATCCCCTTCCTCCAGGCAGAATGGGATGCCTACAAAACAAATATAGATGGAATTATAGAAGGGAGCCTACGAAAATGA
- a CDS encoding AEC family transporter produces MKELELLTRAFSFICVIGLGYILKIQGIVRREDATIFSTLVMNVTLPASLFIASSTAQVSFSLYLPFLLGILCNLLLNLVGYWEAKHSGHQASVGLMQLSGYNIGTFTLPFVQAFFPASSLLSVIVFDAGNAIMVLGGNYSIATGIDVEKEGMSVTSFLKNISHSIPLMVYLVSLLLASLSIQLPQEILSTLTIASNANPFLAMLMLGILLDLKLNWKEIGRLSYLLFLRLGANILMGALIYFLLPIEQSMKMMLLVCLASPISVMSPIYALKLGSRSAEPANVNSLSILVSLAVMVLLIFLFV; encoded by the coding sequence ATGAAAGAACTTGAATTATTAACTCGCGCTTTTAGTTTTATTTGCGTAATTGGTCTAGGTTACATTTTAAAAATCCAGGGAATAGTCCGAAGAGAAGATGCCACTATTTTTTCCACTCTGGTCATGAATGTAACTTTGCCAGCCTCCTTATTCATCGCCTCCTCAACAGCACAAGTATCGTTCAGTCTCTATCTCCCATTCCTTTTAGGAATTCTGTGTAATCTTCTTTTGAATCTAGTAGGATACTGGGAGGCTAAACATTCTGGACATCAAGCGTCAGTCGGGCTCATGCAATTATCTGGATACAATATAGGTACTTTCACACTACCTTTTGTTCAAGCCTTCTTTCCAGCGAGCAGTTTGCTAAGTGTCATCGTCTTTGATGCAGGAAATGCAATTATGGTTTTAGGAGGAAATTACAGTATTGCAACTGGAATTGATGTAGAAAAAGAAGGGATGTCTGTTACATCATTTTTAAAAAACATTTCGCACTCAATTCCGCTGATGGTATACTTAGTCAGTCTTTTGCTTGCTAGTTTATCCATACAACTTCCACAAGAAATCCTCTCTACTTTGACGATTGCTAGCAATGCCAATCCATTTTTAGCGATGCTGATGTTGGGAATCCTCCTTGATTTAAAACTGAATTGGAAGGAAATTGGTCGATTGTCCTACCTCTTGTTTCTGCGACTAGGGGCCAATATCTTGATGGGGGCCCTCATCTATTTTCTACTCCCAATTGAGCAGTCTATGAAAATGATGCTTCTGGTGTGCTTAGCATCTCCAATTTCGGTCATGTCACCAATTTATGCATTAAAATTAGGAAGCCGTTCTGCGGAACCTGCGAATGTCAATTCCCTATCTATACTTGTTAGCCTTGCTGTGATGGTACTTCTTATTTTTCTATTCGTATAA
- a CDS encoding DUF5684 domain-containing protein: MTNETLLQGILIGIWGTALLFSLIWYILVAISNYLLFKKAGYAGWKSLIPFYNLYTQQCITFGYEKRWFILLLLIPLVGPLYGIYLVYSFGRSFGLSALQAVLYVFFTPIFNLYLAFNDGSRYQGPQEFFID; this comes from the coding sequence ATGACAAACGAAACATTACTACAAGGTATTCTTATCGGTATTTGGGGAACAGCACTTCTTTTCTCACTTATTTGGTATATCCTGGTTGCTATTTCAAACTACCTTCTTTTTAAAAAAGCAGGCTATGCAGGTTGGAAATCATTGATTCCATTTTACAATCTCTATACCCAACAATGTATCACATTTGGCTATGAAAAAAGATGGTTCATCCTCCTTTTACTGATTCCACTAGTAGGACCTCTATACGGCATCTATCTGGTTTACTCTTTTGGCCGTAGTTTTGGACTATCAGCCCTACAAGCTGTCTTGTATGTTTTCTTTACACCAATCTTCAACCTCTACCTAGCCTTCAATGACGGAAGTCGTTACCAAGGCCCGCAGGAATTCTTTATTGATTAA